A genomic region of Mugil cephalus isolate CIBA_MC_2020 chromosome 5, CIBA_Mcephalus_1.1, whole genome shotgun sequence contains the following coding sequences:
- the LOC125008078 gene encoding gastrotropin-like → MAFAGKYELESQENYEEFLEAIGLLKAKTDHKVVTEVVQDGNDFTWTQSIPNWTWSNKFTVGQECELVTMTGSNFKAPVTMEGGKISIQFPQYNLTAEIVDDKLVMICTTPGEKGVTFTRINKRI, encoded by the exons ATGGCTTTTGCAGGGAAATACGAGCTTGAGAGTCAAGAAAACTATGAGGAGTTTCTAGAAGCAATTG GGCTTCTCAAGGCAAAGACAGACCACAAAGTGGTAACAGAGGTGGTTCAGGATGGGAACGACTTCACCTGGACACAAAGCATCCCTAACTGGACCTGGTCTAATAAATTCACCGTGGGTCAGGAGTGTGAGCTGGTGACGATGACAGGCTCTAACTTCAAG GCCCCTGTTACAATGGAGGGCGGCAAAATTTCAATCCAGTTCCCTCAGTACAACCTCACTGCGGAGATCGTCGACGATAAGCTAGTTATG ATCTGCACAACACCGGGAGAGAAGGGTGTGACCTTTACCAGAATCAACAAGAGGATCTAA